A section of the Corvus hawaiiensis isolate bCorHaw1 chromosome 14, bCorHaw1.pri.cur, whole genome shotgun sequence genome encodes:
- the ZC4H2 gene encoding zinc finger C4H2 domain-containing protein isoform X1 yields MRGGGDYIVSIVCFFGLVWFRFFFPLAFCTFHRRCKAGVKSMADEQEIMCKLESIKEIRNKTLQMEKIKARLKAEFEALESEERHLKEYKQEMDLLLQEKMAHVEELRLIHADINVMENTIKQSENDLNKLLESTRRLHEEYKPLKEHVDALRMTLGLQRLPDLCEEEEKLSLDYFEKQKAEWQTEPQEPPIPESLAAAAAAAQQLQVARKQDTRQTATFRQQPPPMKACLSCHQQIHRNAPICPLCKAKSRSRNPKKPKRKQDE; encoded by the exons ATGCGAGGAGGGGGTGACTACATTGTGTCTATTGtatgtttttttggtttggtttggtttcggtttttttttcccctggcatTTTGCACATTTCACCGGAGGTGTAAAGCGGGAGTAAAAAGCATGGCAGATGAGCAAGAAATAATGTGCAAACTCGAGAGCATCAAGGAGATCAG GAATAAGACtttgcagatggaaaaaatCAAGGCACgactgaaagcagaatttgaaGCCCTGGAGTCTGAGGAGAGGCACCTGAAAGAATATAAACAGGAAATGGACCTGCTGCTGCAAGAGAAGATGGCCCACGTGGAGGAGCTGCGACTGATCCATGCTGACATTAATGTG ATGGAGAACACTATCAAGCAGTCTGAGAACGATCTTAACAAGCTCTTGGAATCTACTCGCCGGCTGCATGAGGAGTACAAGCCCCTAAAGGAGCACGTAGATGCCTTGCGAATGACTCTGGGATTGCAGAGGCTGCCAGACCTAtgtgaagaggaagagaaactgTCCCTTGA CTACTTcgaaaagcagaaagcagaatgGCAGACAGAACCACAGGAGCCTCCCATCCCAgagtctctggctgcagctgcagcagctgcccaaCAGCTGCAAGTAGCTAGGAAGCAAGATACCAGACAGACAGCAACTTTCAGACAGCAGCCACCTCCAATGAAG GCGTGTTTATCATGTCATCAACAAATCCATCGGAATGCGCCCATATGTCCACTCTGCAAAGCAAAGAGCCGATCTCGGAATCCCAAAAAGCCCAAGAGGAAACAGGATGAATGA
- the ZC4H2 gene encoding zinc finger C4H2 domain-containing protein isoform X2 — protein MTKCRNKTLQMEKIKARLKAEFEALESEERHLKEYKQEMDLLLQEKMAHVEELRLIHADINVMENTIKQSENDLNKLLESTRRLHEEYKPLKEHVDALRMTLGLQRLPDLCEEEEKLSLDYFEKQKAEWQTEPQEPPIPESLAAAAAAAQQLQVARKQDTRQTATFRQQPPPMKACLSCHQQIHRNAPICPLCKAKSRSRNPKKPKRKQDE, from the exons ATGACCAAATGCAG GAATAAGACtttgcagatggaaaaaatCAAGGCACgactgaaagcagaatttgaaGCCCTGGAGTCTGAGGAGAGGCACCTGAAAGAATATAAACAGGAAATGGACCTGCTGCTGCAAGAGAAGATGGCCCACGTGGAGGAGCTGCGACTGATCCATGCTGACATTAATGTG ATGGAGAACACTATCAAGCAGTCTGAGAACGATCTTAACAAGCTCTTGGAATCTACTCGCCGGCTGCATGAGGAGTACAAGCCCCTAAAGGAGCACGTAGATGCCTTGCGAATGACTCTGGGATTGCAGAGGCTGCCAGACCTAtgtgaagaggaagagaaactgTCCCTTGA CTACTTcgaaaagcagaaagcagaatgGCAGACAGAACCACAGGAGCCTCCCATCCCAgagtctctggctgcagctgcagcagctgcccaaCAGCTGCAAGTAGCTAGGAAGCAAGATACCAGACAGACAGCAACTTTCAGACAGCAGCCACCTCCAATGAAG GCGTGTTTATCATGTCATCAACAAATCCATCGGAATGCGCCCATATGTCCACTCTGCAAAGCAAAGAGCCGATCTCGGAATCCCAAAAAGCCCAAGAGGAAACAGGATGAATGA
- the ZC4H2 gene encoding zinc finger C4H2 domain-containing protein isoform X3: protein MEKIKARLKAEFEALESEERHLKEYKQEMDLLLQEKMAHVEELRLIHADINVMENTIKQSENDLNKLLESTRRLHEEYKPLKEHVDALRMTLGLQRLPDLCEEEEKLSLDYFEKQKAEWQTEPQEPPIPESLAAAAAAAQQLQVARKQDTRQTATFRQQPPPMKACLSCHQQIHRNAPICPLCKAKSRSRNPKKPKRKQDE from the exons atggaaaaaatCAAGGCACgactgaaagcagaatttgaaGCCCTGGAGTCTGAGGAGAGGCACCTGAAAGAATATAAACAGGAAATGGACCTGCTGCTGCAAGAGAAGATGGCCCACGTGGAGGAGCTGCGACTGATCCATGCTGACATTAATGTG ATGGAGAACACTATCAAGCAGTCTGAGAACGATCTTAACAAGCTCTTGGAATCTACTCGCCGGCTGCATGAGGAGTACAAGCCCCTAAAGGAGCACGTAGATGCCTTGCGAATGACTCTGGGATTGCAGAGGCTGCCAGACCTAtgtgaagaggaagagaaactgTCCCTTGA CTACTTcgaaaagcagaaagcagaatgGCAGACAGAACCACAGGAGCCTCCCATCCCAgagtctctggctgcagctgcagcagctgcccaaCAGCTGCAAGTAGCTAGGAAGCAAGATACCAGACAGACAGCAACTTTCAGACAGCAGCCACCTCCAATGAAG GCGTGTTTATCATGTCATCAACAAATCCATCGGAATGCGCCCATATGTCCACTCTGCAAAGCAAAGAGCCGATCTCGGAATCCCAAAAAGCCCAAGAGGAAACAGGATGAATGA